ACTAACATATATACCATTCTTTCTCCACACATGAAATAATGATACACCATATATAAAATGTATCAAAGAATAACGATAAAAGGTTTGAACGAATTAGACAGAACTTGAAAGGCAAATACAAGTTGACATACATCAAAATGAAATGAAGATATAATAGGTCACTTTGGAACAATTGCATAACattgttattttcaatttacagcTATAACGCTGCATTATTATACAAAGTATATTATATTAGAAAAACATAAATGAGGTTTTCGTTGTTTCttataaatgatgaaaaaatctAGGTGTAATCGTTAGATCCTATCTTATAGCACTACTACccattataattaaaatttaggGCAAATTCCAATCTGTAAATTTACTATCAGATAAGTGTTGATCAACTATGAATTGCTCATATAATAAGCCAATCCTTGGCCCTGTTTAATTTTATGCACAATGAATCTGCAACTGGTCCCAGTAGGAAATAATGCATTCAATTCGTGGGTAAAATAATTAGCAGAAGCACATCGTTAATAAACTAAcagtatttttatttgaagattCGGAAGAACATAATACACAATAAAACTTGGGCTGTGAAAAATTGGTTCAGAATTAACTTAACATGCAAGGATACTTCATACTTGGCCAGAATAGATAAGAATGAACAGAATGGAAATATGCCTAGATTATCTGTGGGCCATGCTTtcgtgaatataaaaaaaataagcgTCATGTATATATGAAAGACTTTTCACCTGTTTTCTTTGTACAAAACTGGTTCATTTTTTTCCCAGTTAAAATTAATGCCAGTCATTTTATAAAGCTCTGTATTGGAAGGTCTATAAAAATCATATAACATTGATGATGCTTGTGTTGGTATAACAGGATGGGGTCGACCCTTCTTTATACCCAAGCAATGTGGTGTCCCGCTTGCCTCTCGCTTTTTCAAACAAGGAAACCCTTttgatgaattaaaataaaaatgctcTTCATTGATAACTTGCTTGATTTCAAGAAAGTCttgtaattttttcatttcaactgCAGGTTGAGTGACCTAAAATTGACGatttttatacaataaatatataaatacaaaacatCAAGAATACATGGCCAAAAAAGTACAGGATAAATATCAGAGTAATGAGGATTGAAAATTTAAGTAAAAGTATCACATTGTTTATctgaaattattaaaaagagATTTGATAATTCGAGGGATTCAATCCAAAATCCACTCTGAATATGATTttaacttgatataaaataactATATAATGGCAGTTGGGAATATAATGttggaaatttattttcaacacaTCTATTTTCTGGTGACCAGATCTAACATAAAACCTAAGAATAAAAACGAAATATCTTACTTACCATAGTTTCACCATTTATGAAGCAAAACTGCCGCAGAGGAAAATATTCCAGCCACATTTTTAAATGTTTGCTGTATAATCCTGTTTTAATATTTGGTTTTGAACTGTTTACGATCAGTGTATGATTGGCCTCCATAAAAACTGAATCTTCAAATGAGTGACGCCTTCGATGCTGTCAAAAAGTTGTAAAAGTAAAATACCTATTACAAACTTATAAAATAAGCATGTTTACACATctgcaaaatttttgaattgaaagatttaaaTAATAAGATTGAAAATAGAGATATCCAATAaattacttttgaaatttgatagTTATACAACACATACAATAGCtttagatttttatttttattaatagttTGTTTATCTGAAGCATAGGCCTAATGAAAGTAGAAAAAATAAGTTGCATGATAAAAATTACGAAACCGGCTGAAACAATAATATACTTTGCATATCCATTTTTGTAGGGGgttataattttcaaatttaagacACAACTTCAAGCTTAGAGATTCAAGGTTATCGCATAGTTTCATCCAGACCACATTTCCTAAAAttgccatattttttaaattgagcttcttattcaaattataaaaaattttccGCACAACAATAATCCTCGACGTACATACCTTCATGAACGATTGTGTAAAATCTGATACGGCTCGATCGACAGGATCTTTCAATACTACTATCAATTTCATTGATGGATTCATATCGTAAACACGTTTAGGAGCCTCAGGAGTGACAAGATAACTTGGTGTTTTCTCTATGGTGATTTGACTCTTTATTGAGGTAGGCATCATATCTCTGTATGTTAAGGAAAAAATAATTGTAgacaatttatcaaaatttcatcatAAAGGCGGACTTTAAATATCAAACAAGAATAACAGcttctaaaaaaaaaacttcaaatttttgTGCATGTTACATTAAGTTAGTGAGGCTAGCCTATAGATTCGTATTTATACTTTGTAAAAAGTTAATAATATGTCACCATTTGACAATAGCTGCCATTCGTCCTGGCTCCAACACCATCAGACCATAATCAACTAATTGCAAtcacttttttatttcaaacattgtACAAGTACAATACGACATTGCCTCAATCGTCATGGTCATTTAATTATGGAACAAATTGGactttttatttacaaaaactACACAAATGCGACTCTCTTTATCATATCAAGTATGGAAAATAAAATCTATCTATATGTCTCACCTATACCAGTCCAATCCCTCTGAAAAATTCTTATCGAAGTAATGTATCTCGGACCCCGCGGCACGAACATTCGGGTGCACCCGTATAAACTCCAGTAAAGCCCGCGTACCAGCTTTTTTAGCGCCGATGATCAATGCAGTCGGCAACTTTTTTGTTCCCTTATATTTTACATCGTTCATTATACCAGGTGGATCATCACTTCCTGAGTTACTTGCATACCATGAAATTGAGCCGAAACGATCAAAAATCCTAAGGTGACCTTTTCCAGTGGTCGACGAAATTATGCTTCGACAAAAATGTGAGTGCGACGATAATGTTACAAAAATGAGAAATCCTGTCAAACTCAAGACAAATAAAATCAAACACCGACGCCGAAATTTCCTTCGAGATTTTGACAACATATTTTCCAAGTTGTGATCTTGTACGGCAACATTTAGTTGATATCGCGGTAACTTTGTCGTGTTTGATGCAAACATTCGGGTATTAAGGTATATAATATACTGATCCAAAAATTACCAATCATAAAAACAGTCGCCTGTGAAAATACAATAATCATTTAATATATCACGACAATCATGAATAATATTAGGATATGCAGCGGTGCCGATGAATAAAACAAGCTTAAACTAGTCGATTTTTATAAAACTGTATTTGGCGAGGATGGGCTCTCATTGCTTCATGAACAAAATCCCAACACAACACGAAGGTGTGGGTGGACACAAGAACTAACCTGCATAGTATCGTACCGAATCCCATCCAAAGTACCGTAACTAAGATAATTTGTTTCAAACTTCGAACCATGgcacaaaaaaatacaatacacaaaTTAAGGAAAGTTTATAATAAAAACGTACGTAGTCTTTGGGGAAGACGACTAATATCCCAGGACGCATCGTAATAATCTGTAATAGTATTTGTTAGATACCCGCTAAAGGTACGACCTAAAATGTCGACCTCGAGCTAATATCCCACGAATTTAAAGTCGAACGAGTGCCGCCAACTGCTTTCACGCTCGAAAACCGACTATAATTGTCCGCCGATCGTACGAGAGTCGcgagaaaaacaaaaacagaatTTGCGCTTTCaccaaaataacaataaaattcaatCGTGCTTACGTCTCTCGCTCAATCATTATGCACGTGCACAACCACAACAAACAATAACACGCAGTTGGTGTGGCTCCATACTCCCAGCTGGCGATCATTCTGTTGAGTGCTTGGGAGGGAGATCTAATTCTAACATTTGACGACAATTACATTTTCGATAGAACCACGAAAGTTGATTTTTGATAAACTTTTATATCAACTGTAAACGGCACATATGTATAGTAGGCTACGCGATGAACCCAAAAACAGAactcataaattttttaattactcCTGCGAAAGggggaaatatatatttaattttgtttgcacttattactcttatttcataaaatttcagaaatttggGGACACTTTGAACAACAGTTATGTCTCTCTAGACTCTAAAGctggggtctcaaactcgcggcccgcgggccaattgcggcccgcgagaTGATATTTTGTGGCCCCTGCCTTGGTATTAAAgttagtgcggcccgcaagTCACTTAGATCAGTTAGCATGATTAATGCTTTCATtataacagcgtttcccaaactgtgttccgcggaacactaatgTTACGCGAGCATCTCCCGAGTGTTGcgtggaaaaggaatcaaaaaaacatctaaattggtcgccatggcgatctgagAATCATGAAGTTGTTGCCCAACTGACCGCTTAAGATCGCGTCACCGTCGACCTAGAGTGGACTAACTAAGTTAGGGTGGTGGCATTTTTGTTAACTGTCGGTTTAGCTTTTTGGCTGTcaatttcattatcaaatttacagTACGTCTTTTGGTTTTGTCAAAGACAAACAAGTAagtctaaagaataaaggcagaAGGTCAACCGTTCTTCCTCCATCTCTACCTGGTTTTACTTTCAAATGCTGAAAGTTTGTCAATCA
The genomic region above belongs to Styela clava chromosome 13, kaStyClav1.hap1.2, whole genome shotgun sequence and contains:
- the LOC120333432 gene encoding heparan sulfate glucosamine 3-O-sulfotransferase 6-like, with the translated sequence MFASNTTKLPRYQLNVAVQDHNLENMLSKSRRKFRRRCLILFVLSLTGFLIFVTLSSHSHFCRSIISSTTGKGHLRIFDRFGSISWYASNSGSDDPPGIMNDVKYKGTKKLPTALIIGAKKAGTRALLEFIRVHPNVRAAGSEIHYFDKNFSEGLDWYRDMMPTSIKSQITIEKTPSYLVTPEAPKRVYDMNPSMKLIVVLKDPVDRAVSDFTQSFMKHRRRHSFEDSVFMEANHTLIVNSSKPNIKTGLYSKHLKMWLEYFPLRQFCFINGETMVTQPAVEMKKLQDFLEIKQVINEEHFYFNSSKGFPCLKKREASGTPHCLGIKKGRPHPVIPTQASSMLYDFYRPSNTELYKMTGINFNWEKNEPVLYKENR